The Alphaproteobacteria bacterium DNA window CAAAACCCGTTCAGCCGGACAATTCCCGTGACGGTATTGAAAACGGATCGCTTCTAACTCATTGAACTAAAAATCTTTATCTGATTGTGAAGACCCAGGGCCACCTCATAGCGCCAGATCAGTCTGATACCGGTGTTTCCCGAATGAATGCGACGTATTCGGCCAACGCCTCATGCAGTGGTCTGGGCTGCCAGCCCGTTTCGGACCGGAGCCTGCCAGTATCATAGGCGCCCCAACGGCCATGCTTGTGTGCTCGGTTCATAATAATGTCGCACTCCGATTCAGGCCGCACCTCCCACCGAAGCGCCGGGATGATTTGTTGAATTGTGGCAAGAAGCTCCTGGAGAGTAACAGCCTGGCCGAGGGCGATATTGTAGGCTGAATGGTCGAACGCCGCTTCTTTTCGCATCAGGGAAATGACTGCATCGGCCACGTCACCCACATAGATGTGGTCCTTCACCGCTTCAGGAGCGTTGATACGGACCGTTTGACCCTCAAGCGCGCGGTGAATGGCAACGTAGGGAGGGCACTGATACGCCCGACTGGGCCGCCAGCGGTCCATCGGACCATAGACACCAGACAATCGACAGGAAGCGACGTTAAGGCCAAACAGCTTGCCATACCGCTTCGCCGTAAGTTCCGCGGCGTATTTGGAGATTCCATAGAACTCCGGCGGTTCCACCCAACCGTCCTCGGGCATTGGCCCCGGCGGCGTCGGACCGTCGTCGCTGTAGACGTCGCCCGAACTGATATTGATGAAACATTTCAAATTCGGACATCTGCGTGCCAACTCCAGCAACCGCACAGTCCCCATGAAGTTTACCTCAAGCACCTTGTCCGGCGAATCCGTCTCAGGATTACCTATTTCCTTGCCATCCGGTGTTTCGGGAGCAAAGAGCGTAACCGTCGCGCCATGGACGATTCGCGTGAAACCGTGCCGCGCCGCGAGTTGATCCAGCAGCGCTGTATCCAAAACGCTGCCTCTTACATACTCGACCCGATCAGAAACGGGCGCGAAAAACCAATTCAAAGCCTCATCTTCCGGCCCGGAATCGAGCACAACAGCCCGTTCTTCCGGCAGTTGTTCCAGCCACTTGCGGGTGAGGTTGCTCATTACGAATCCCCCACCGCCGGTCACCAATAGCGTCACAATTCAAGCCCTCCTGGGAAAATCTGCGAGCAGCGATAACTCGCCCCCTGCAGTATTGGTCCGCCGGCCAGGTTGCCCGGACAGTTAAGGCCCAGGCCGGGATGGCCGAAGAAGCGCATCCGCGGCCCGGTCGACGAAACTACCCTAACGCCCAGGAACGGACACGCGCCAGGTTGACCTCAACAGCGATATCGGCACAGGCCTGTCATCGTAGGCAAAAGAAGAGCCTGCCAGACAATCGTTCGGCGGGCTTGAGCAGAAGCAATAAAATGAAGTTGCGGGCCGGACGAGTTCTCCTGGGACGGCACCGCCTCACAGCAGACATCGATACCACGCTCACGGGGATACCCTTCTCCTGGCGCAATGACGGCGCAAAGCGGATGTGTACAACATCACCGTCAGCCGGATGACCCCGGGTGAACTGTTGAATGAAGGGAAGGGATTTTGTAGGTCGCAGAGCTGGAGAGTACCCCGCCGTACCAAGCCAGCTCGCTATGACACTACCGGCAAACAGACCGACGGCGACCAGACCTGAAAAAGGCCCGGTCGCCGCATTCCTTCGCCAGATCAGGCCGCCTTCTTGACGCTGATCTTGCGTTTACGCGACTTAGCGGTTGCGGATTTCGGCAGGTGCACTGTCAGGACGCCATCACGGAACTCAGCGGTGGTTTTCGCTGCATCCACAGTGGAGGGCAGGCGAAAGCGCCGCTCACAGGCGCCGAACGACCTCTCCCTCACATGGTAGTTTTTCTTGGTATCTTCCGACTCGCTCTCTCGCGTACCACGGATCATCAGTACATCGTCGTCGGTCGATACCTCAACGTCCTTTTCCACCATGCCCGGAAGGTCCAACTTAATTTCGAATCCGGAATCGGTTTCCGCCACGTCCATAGTCGGCTGCAAAGCAAGGGACGTGCTGTTGTCGCTCCAGCCCCATTCGCCCATAACGTCGTGAAACAGGCGGTCAATCTGGCTGTGCAGGGACGTTAACGGGTTGTTGCCTTCCGTCTTATCGCTGCGACGCCAGAACGGGATCAGATCGTGTCGTGTCATGGCCATGTCTCCCTGATTGGAGTTTTATTTTCGCAGTCACTGTGTCAAGGCGGGCACTCGGGAGTGCGACTGCCGGTATGCCAGCCACAGCACCCACATGGGGAGGCATTCGTCCGATTCAATGGCGATGTAAACCTGTGGCGTGTCGGTAGCCCGCCCTTGAAATCCGGGTTGCCTGCCTCCCGAAGATCATCAAGGCAATCAAGGCAGGCGGTCGTACGCCCGGCTTTATGGGGGCTTTTAGGCCGAAAGACCGGAGGGGGCCTTGACGGAGCGCGCGTTTGCGCCGAAGAGCCCCAGCGCCGTTTCACCCCGACAGGGCACCAGACTACCGCAAGCGGGCCAAGCCTGGCCGAAGCGCTGAAGGACGAACAGGCCCGCTTCTGAGGCGACCGACGGTATCCGGACACTGGCCGGCTGGAGCGAAGGCGGCCGATGAGGCCCGGCGGACCGGACCTGTGGCTGACGGCGGTCTCGCCGGCATTCTGACCCTGGCCGCGGGCAAAAAACACCCGCCAATCCGGAGGATGGGCGGG harbors:
- a CDS encoding Hsp20/alpha crystallin family protein; translation: MTRHDLIPFWRRSDKTEGNNPLTSLHSQIDRLFHDVMGEWGWSDNSTSLALQPTMDVAETDSGFEIKLDLPGMVEKDVEVSTDDDVLMIRGTRESESEDTKKNYHVRERSFGACERRFRLPSTVDAAKTTAEFRDGVLTVHLPKSATAKSRKRKISVKKAA
- a CDS encoding NAD(P)-dependent oxidoreductase; protein product: MTLLVTGGGGFVMSNLTRKWLEQLPEERAVVLDSGPEDEALNWFFAPVSDRVEYVRGSVLDTALLDQLAARHGFTRIVHGATVTLFAPETPDGKEIGNPETDSPDKVLEVNFMGTVRLLELARRCPNLKCFINISSGDVYSDDGPTPPGPMPEDGWVEPPEFYGISKYAAELTAKRYGKLFGLNVASCRLSGVYGPMDRWRPSRAYQCPPYVAIHRALEGQTVRINAPEAVKDHIYVGDVADAVISLMRKEAAFDHSAYNIALGQAVTLQELLATIQQIIPALRWEVRPESECDIIMNRAHKHGRWGAYDTGRLRSETGWQPRPLHEALAEYVAFIRETPVSD